Proteins found in one Leptospira terpstrae serovar Hualin str. LT 11-33 = ATCC 700639 genomic segment:
- a CDS encoding J domain-containing protein — protein MSFTIPPSQPTNLYEVLEIPFGATTEEIKTSFRHLVKQFHPDNPITGSYSKFQSLYFAYQTLTGEGRKSYDEEFKRNYAREFLKRKLEEHPVVLPVSRVRFTTGILELAKRGLMRKGFRNKDRRKVTGIDYDLIIDLKESEIIRPVIAVIPLTVRLVCIDCMGGDPHCTACSGRGSYKGYRNLKVEFPRSALIHGKVFEFDLSKFRPDSFTHFKKKYLRVKLLVHKNIPLRVKSAV, from the coding sequence ATGAGTTTTACCATACCACCGAGCCAACCCACAAACCTTTACGAAGTCCTAGAGATTCCCTTTGGTGCCACGACGGAAGAGATTAAAACGTCCTTCCGTCATCTGGTAAAACAATTCCATCCAGACAATCCCATCACCGGTTCCTATTCTAAATTCCAAAGTCTATATTTTGCATACCAAACCCTAACCGGGGAAGGGCGAAAATCTTATGATGAAGAATTCAAAAGAAATTATGCACGTGAATTTTTAAAACGTAAACTAGAAGAACATCCTGTAGTATTACCAGTATCACGCGTTAGGTTCACCACTGGAATTCTAGAACTCGCCAAACGTGGGCTAATGAGGAAAGGTTTTCGCAACAAAGACAGAAGAAAGGTTACGGGAATCGATTATGATTTGATTATTGATCTGAAAGAATCAGAAATCATACGACCAGTGATCGCAGTCATCCCGCTTACGGTAAGATTAGTTTGTATCGATTGTATGGGTGGTGACCCTCACTGCACCGCTTGCAGTGGCCGAGGTAGTTACAAAGGTTACAGAAATCTAAAAGTAGAATTCCCTAGGTCTGCCCTCATTCACGGAAAGGTTTTTGAGTTTGATCTATCCAAATTCCGACCTGATTCCTTTACCCATTTTAAGAAAAAATACCTACGGGTGAAATTGTTGGTCCATAAAAATATCCCTTTACGAGTGAAGAGTGCTGTCTAA
- a CDS encoding LIC_12936 family protein: MRISFVLILSFLLTVGLFAADEKNEPVSQADSKKLNPDGSIALIPYNAKQQQKIERIGKEVDDYHAVINEKVKFLSYEKKIKDSRYGQVTNAREIHLPFEPRYVMHSRFVMKLKGGGGAEGGGFSLDEISFWSRKSLTEKGKDPVTTYRELKNNTSGGVKGLTLSVRTVTNADDNTLSFELEKIQSPWERLRLAAAYRDRLREVARTIDRYIQAKGSLETRMVSESVMEVSVSGDFQEP, translated from the coding sequence ATGCGTATCTCGTTTGTCCTAATTTTATCCTTTCTACTCACCGTTGGCCTTTTTGCCGCCGACGAAAAAAATGAACCTGTCAGCCAAGCAGATTCTAAAAAGTTAAATCCGGATGGAAGCATTGCTCTTATCCCTTATAACGCAAAACAACAACAGAAGATCGAACGAATTGGTAAAGAAGTAGATGATTACCATGCAGTGATCAACGAAAAGGTTAAATTCCTAAGTTACGAAAAGAAAATCAAAGATAGTCGTTATGGCCAAGTGACCAATGCAAGGGAAATCCACCTTCCATTTGAACCACGTTATGTCATGCACAGTCGTTTTGTCATGAAATTGAAAGGTGGTGGCGGAGCGGAAGGTGGCGGATTCTCTTTAGATGAAATCTCCTTTTGGTCCAGAAAATCACTCACTGAAAAAGGCAAAGACCCTGTCACAACTTACCGTGAATTAAAAAATAATACATCGGGTGGAGTGAAAGGACTGACTCTTTCTGTTCGCACAGTAACCAATGCAGATGATAACACATTGAGTTTTGAGTTAGAAAAAATCCAAAGCCCATGGGAAAGACTCCGTTTAGCAGCAGCATACCGAGACAGACTCCGCGAAGTGGCAAGAACCATTGACAGATACATCCAAGCGAAAGGAAGTTTAGAAACTCGCATGGTTTCTGAATCCGTTATGGAAGTTTCTGTCAGCGGGGATTTCCAAGAACCATAA
- a CDS encoding STAS domain-containing protein, whose translation MEINLKKNADAYVISISGSLDIYTSLDFKNFLETNVPSQPTENLHVIINLEKLNYIDSSGIGMLIKQLNYVQELKGKFSIANMKPAIEKVFKVAGLTSYFQTIGEDEYREKYAV comes from the coding sequence ATGGAAATAAATCTAAAAAAAAATGCCGATGCCTATGTGATCAGCATTTCTGGAAGTTTAGACATTTACACTTCCCTGGATTTTAAAAACTTCCTGGAAACCAATGTTCCTAGCCAACCCACAGAAAATCTGCATGTCATCATCAATTTAGAGAAACTCAACTACATTGACTCCTCTGGAATTGGAATGCTCATCAAACAGCTGAATTATGTCCAAGAACTTAAGGGAAAGTTCTCCATTGCCAATATGAAACCAGCGATTGAGAAAGTTTTCAAAGTGGCCGGACTTACAAGTTACTTCCAAACCATTGGCGAAGACGAATACCGCGAAAAATACGCAGTATAA
- a CDS encoding LIC10729 family protein, translating to MLPLKLRILLLTAIFLSCFVSVIAKDTTIPKQEFGLEEGLLPEDISTFPELKTWAIYQSYELEPDASHLGLQDYICRMVPETGLQFLLEKTIISKSTVYLYLDLTRYRPLKGSKFKPRKLNILVNGRPKLSVYTDKNQSFSNPVEIPLEPSEYPDGKIYVDLVPSNNSLGRFWGVWDAFVLENRLDAKD from the coding sequence GTGCTTCCATTGAAACTACGAATCCTTCTCCTAACGGCAATCTTTTTATCATGCTTTGTTTCGGTGATCGCAAAAGACACGACCATTCCTAAACAGGAATTTGGCTTGGAAGAAGGATTACTGCCAGAGGACATTTCCACATTCCCAGAACTGAAAACTTGGGCGATTTACCAATCCTATGAATTGGAACCAGATGCGTCACACCTCGGCCTCCAAGACTATATTTGCCGAATGGTACCTGAAACAGGGCTTCAGTTTCTTTTAGAAAAAACCATAATCTCCAAATCGACTGTTTACCTTTATCTGGACCTAACTCGTTACCGCCCCTTGAAAGGTTCCAAATTCAAACCGAGAAAATTGAACATTCTTGTGAATGGAAGGCCCAAACTTTCAGTGTATACAGACAAAAACCAAAGTTTCTCCAATCCGGTAGAAATCCCTCTCGAACCGTCAGAATACCCTGATGGCAAGATTTATGTCGACCTTGTGCCAAGTAACAACTCGCTCGGTCGATTTTGGGGAGTTTGGGATGCTTTTGTATTAGAAAATCGATTAGATGCGAAAGATTGA
- a CDS encoding bifunctional riboflavin kinase/FAD synthetase has translation MKIIRSLESIQNEFQTGSSLTLGNFDGIHVGHQTLLLRTVEKAKELDLPSVVVTYYPNPSVVLGKKPNFKYLSSEREKEELIRGFGIDYLVVLDFTLELSKMSAEDFLEKIMIKTLNSKHIVIGYNHFFGAERRGDFNLLNSNKTTYGYAVELKEAVLKKESKISSSLIRGFLEKGEMEEAKILLGRNYHITGLVFEGAKRGRTIGFPTANIKVPEDKLLPAIGVYACFAKFGGKDHKGMVNIGHNPTFDGLGLHVEVNVFDFDGDLYGKEIELEIVHKIRDEKKFSGLDELKNQLTKDKEESIHILNFD, from the coding sequence TTGAAAATTATTCGCTCTTTAGAATCGATCCAAAACGAGTTTCAAACCGGCTCATCCTTGACACTCGGTAATTTTGATGGAATCCACGTGGGCCACCAGACTCTACTTTTGCGAACTGTCGAAAAAGCAAAGGAATTGGATCTTCCTTCTGTTGTTGTGACATACTACCCAAACCCTTCAGTGGTTCTTGGCAAAAAACCAAATTTCAAATACCTATCTTCCGAAAGAGAAAAAGAAGAACTCATTCGTGGGTTTGGAATCGACTACTTAGTAGTTTTAGATTTTACATTAGAACTTTCTAAAATGTCTGCTGAAGATTTTTTAGAGAAAATTATGATTAAAACTTTAAATTCAAAACATATTGTTATAGGTTATAATCATTTTTTCGGAGCAGAACGTCGCGGTGACTTTAATCTTCTAAATTCCAATAAAACTACCTATGGTTATGCGGTAGAATTAAAGGAAGCCGTATTAAAAAAGGAAAGTAAAATCTCTTCTTCTTTAATTCGTGGATTTTTGGAAAAAGGAGAAATGGAAGAAGCAAAAATTCTTTTAGGTAGAAATTACCATATCACTGGCTTAGTTTTTGAAGGAGCAAAAAGAGGACGTACCATTGGATTTCCTACTGCAAATATTAAAGTACCCGAGGATAAACTTTTACCAGCTATAGGTGTTTACGCTTGTTTTGCAAAGTTTGGTGGCAAAGACCACAAAGGAATGGTAAACATCGGACACAATCCAACCTTTGATGGATTAGGACTTCATGTGGAAGTGAATGTTTTTGATTTTGACGGAGATTTATATGGAAAAGAAATCGAGTTGGAAATTGTTCACAAAATTCGTGATGAAAAAAAGTTTAGCGGTTTGGATGAGCTGAAAAACCAACTAACAAAAGATAAAGAAGAGAGCATTCACATTTTAAATTTTGACTAA
- the rodA gene encoding rod shape-determining protein RodA, protein MADRNTEKLDFFLIFSVVLVAMAGVLTLYTQEANTADGLGRWYKQFTFVFVGLISMWFMSRINYQLIGSYALFIYIFSIVLLILTLIPGIGYLPSGRGARSWLKLGPITLQASEFSKLATVILLGQYLVLKEKEMHKITVLIIPFIICLVPMLFIILQPDFGTAVSFLPMLFTMLYLGGADILHIGSLLTFGGISLMVPMYLAYSQLTLVQPLIDLLRKDNKTELVSIVNQLQGKIWLILDGKKVSGLTLPGIENPKNLQMIREAADIVKDEYASLGFKILSNEAFMFGLGGTLALISLVMIFIRIARGSKNLRNYYITIGILGLSILSAIAVHKSIPFRENQVIRLTAFLNPDQFKQGAGYQLRASKPAVGSGKVFGKGLFHGEMTEGRIPHVPESGTDFIFASWAEQTGFFGSVLLLFFLMSIPLRGLQISFESKDRFGSLLAAGIVAMIFFHIAINVGIVIGLLPVTGVPLTFMSYGGSHLVMAMTAVGIILSIKKRKFAN, encoded by the coding sequence ATGGCTGATCGCAATACAGAAAAACTCGATTTTTTTCTCATATTCTCCGTAGTCCTCGTGGCAATGGCAGGAGTACTAACTTTATACACTCAAGAAGCCAATACTGCTGATGGACTAGGTCGCTGGTACAAACAATTTACATTTGTTTTTGTTGGCCTTATTTCGATGTGGTTTATGTCTAGAATCAACTATCAGTTGATAGGTTCTTATGCACTATTTATTTATATCTTTTCTATTGTTTTACTCATACTCACTCTAATTCCTGGAATTGGATACTTACCTTCGGGACGTGGAGCACGTTCTTGGCTAAAACTAGGACCAATCACTCTCCAAGCATCAGAGTTTTCTAAATTGGCTACAGTAATTCTACTTGGCCAGTATTTAGTATTAAAAGAAAAAGAAATGCACAAAATAACAGTGCTTATCATTCCATTTATCATCTGTTTGGTTCCTATGCTTTTCATTATCTTACAACCGGATTTTGGAACTGCAGTTTCATTTTTACCAATGTTATTCACCATGTTGTATTTAGGTGGTGCTGATATTTTGCATATTGGATCCCTACTCACATTTGGTGGAATTTCTCTCATGGTTCCCATGTATCTTGCTTACTCTCAATTAACTTTAGTTCAACCACTCATTGATTTACTTCGCAAAGATAACAAAACTGAACTTGTATCAATAGTAAACCAACTCCAAGGTAAAATTTGGCTAATCCTGGATGGTAAAAAAGTTTCCGGTCTGACCTTACCTGGCATTGAAAATCCAAAAAATCTACAAATGATTAGAGAAGCTGCTGACATAGTAAAAGATGAATATGCGAGTTTGGGTTTTAAAATTTTATCCAATGAAGCATTTATGTTTGGTCTCGGTGGAACATTGGCACTCATTAGTTTGGTGATGATTTTTATCCGCATTGCCCGTGGTTCTAAAAATCTCAGAAACTATTATATCACAATTGGAATATTGGGACTTTCCATTCTCTCGGCAATTGCCGTTCACAAATCCATTCCTTTCCGTGAAAACCAAGTCATTCGTCTTACAGCCTTCCTAAATCCTGATCAATTCAAACAAGGTGCTGGTTACCAACTTCGAGCATCGAAACCAGCAGTTGGTTCTGGAAAGGTTTTTGGAAAAGGACTCTTTCATGGAGAAATGACAGAAGGGCGAATCCCCCATGTTCCCGAATCGGGAACAGACTTTATCTTTGCTTCTTGGGCAGAACAAACTGGTTTTTTTGGAAGTGTGTTACTTCTTTTCTTTTTAATGTCAATACCACTGCGAGGACTACAAATTAGTTTTGAAAGTAAAGACAGGTTTGGATCCCTACTTGCAGCAGGAATTGTAGCAATGATATTTTTCCATATTGCTATTAATGTGGGAATTGTCATTGGACTGCTTCCTGTAACAGGCGTTCCACTTACATTTATGAGTTACGGTGGATCCCATTTAGTAATGGCAATGACTGCTGTTGGAATTATCCTTTCGATTAAAAAACGTAAGTTTGCAAACTAA